One Carya illinoinensis cultivar Pawnee chromosome 5, C.illinoinensisPawnee_v1, whole genome shotgun sequence genomic window, TTCACATAACTAATCATCACCATGCAAACTGTTTAGAACCACCatcagattttattttttaaagagaaaatcaTAAGCATAGCCAATGTCTAAATAAACAAACTCACGATCTGTGGTGAATCCATCCCATAAAGCCATGAACTCAGTCTTCATGTTTGTTAATGCTTCATGATCTGTGTTACGACGCTGACCCAAGAAACTATCCACCTCATCTATAAATATGATAGCTGGTTGAAGTTTATGGGCCAAACTAAATACAGCAGCAActgcatgaaataaaaagacaaagtttttaaaattaagaatcaACAAAATCAAACTGCCACACTTGACAGAAGACAGAACTACTTCGAGTAGCATAATCACTATCTACAATTAGtttcaatactgattctttttgTTCGTGATTGTATAAGAGCATATATTAGGTATGATGTGTTCTTATATTACAGATATACACTTAGTCAAAATAATTGCAATTTAAATGGACTCCCGTCTTGGTTTTGAGATCACCTAGAACCAAGTCTTTGAAAGTTTTGTATCTTGTTTCAAGATATATAATAATTGATTCGGTTCATTGACCTCAAGTAGGTTGTCAGCAGCACTTATGATCGATGACAGTGAAatgaacaaatatatatttaaatgtaacCCACTTAGTTTAGCATCATCATCCAGAGCATTCTATTGatatcaccaaaaaaaaaaaaaaaaaagtaaaaatatttaaattaagatcATTAGGCAATCTCAAAACTAAGAGAGAAATCCATTTAATTTACAATCAGTCTGACTAAAGTGAAACTTAATACTTCTTACATAATCGATGAAGTGTTGTAGTTTTCAGGTCAATGAACCGAATAGCTCGGGTAAGTCGTGCTCTTTGACGAGGCCGACCAAGAGAAATAAGTTAGCAGGCCaaaataatttagtttaatcATACATGTTTGGAAAGGGCAGAAGAAAACCCTCAAATCCAAGAGGGGGAGTGTAGTTAGTATCTTCACTCACCAAGTTTTTGTGCATCACCAAACCATTTGCTCATCAGATTGGATATCCTCACGTTAATGAAAACAGCTCCAGACTCTTTTGCGATAGCTTTGGCAAGCATGGTCTTCCCGGTACCTGGAGGTCCATATAACAAGACCCCTTTCTGGGGACCCAAAAGCTTCCCATGGGAGAAAAGGTCAGGCCTCCGCAATGGAAGTATCACCAGTTCAAATAAAGCTTCCTTGATGGATTCCAATCCTCCAATAGAGTCAAATTCCACATCAATGTGGTCAGGATTTATAACATCACAGGCTATGACATCCTGTAGgtaaagaaaaacacaaatcaAGTATGAGAAAAATGTTAATTCTAAACCTTTATTCTTATAAGTATTAATTCTAAACTTTATTTAGTGTTAATTCCAAACCTTTCTTCCACATAAACTTTATCAATCTTTAGGGTGTAATAGATAGTTCACATAACTAGAAAAACTAAATGGTGTTTTGGAGATGGATGCTTAAGTAAGAACAGAGATTTCTCTAccataaaatgagatgaaaaggtCATTTGCAATTCTTTATACTAACTTCTAAATGCAAGTATTCACAGGGAATACACAAATTCAGTATGTGGGTACACCTCTAGAAGCCTGCCTAGCACCTAATCCACAACAAGCTATAGAACATCCCCACCAGGTCATTTCTCTTCCGACAGAAGTTATTtcctaaagaaaaatttttcctttaaacaaaaaagatgGTGGGCATTCCGCACCAATAAGTGCTTGGACATTCTATGTACTTGGATTGTGCCTTTcgtgtttttaaatgaaaattatagcttataaaaaaaacagtTCACACGAATAGGAACCATCAAAGAAAACTGCAACCACAAAACAGAAATGACAGCTTCGTGCAATCCAAAAGTCGATCCAATGCAGCAGGTTCGGGTGGAGGGTgggtttttttttatcttttaaaagcATAAGCTTATTGCAAAACAAAAATCCTTTTGTACAGAGTGTGTTAAACCCActacattttatttagttttaatcaaaatattatCTCATTGTGGTCTTTAATACATTCTCATAAGGAAATTCATTTTACAAGAATTGTTAGTGTGAGCCGAAAGTACAACTCTAACCTCGGATACCGAATTCCATCAATATAATATCCAAGTACTCGGTAATATAAAACCATTTCACTCGCTTCGTATATCCCACAGACACCAAAAAACGCAAAACTTATTCAAAATCCATGCAatcagaaattcatgctttcaGACTCACCACAATATATCAAAATCCAAACaatcaaaaaggaaaggaaaaaaaaaacataataaccTTCAAGCGAATCCTCAAACTAAAACAAAACACGACGATAAACAGAGCCTAGGAGGACAGAAAGGCAGAGTTTGACGGTTAGGGAAGCCTGGGAAACACTATTTACAAACAACAAACCTCGTAAGGGTTAGTCTGGATGAGAGGGCGACCCAAGCGCTTGGAGATCTCCTTCTTGTGCTCGAGCGCTTTCTTCGAGGCCTCTCGGTTAGGGTCGAGGTGCCGGAGCCCCGCGAACAGCACCAGGCAACTCAAAGCCGCGCTCGCCGCGTACAGTACCAGTTCTTGCAAGAACTTCGTCTCCGATGACCTTCCCATTTAActtatttaactttttacctTCTAGGTTCTCTTCTACGTTTAGGGTTTTGGAATTTGGAAGAGAAAGCTGTCGGCTTGGGGATGACATGAAACGGTGGGAAGTTCAGAGTTCCTTCGGAATGTGGACATTACCAAAGTACTATAATGCCCTAAACGGACGGTTGTCGGTATGTTAGAATGAATGGTGGGTTTGGGCTTGATTGTGGGTGGACCTGGCTAATTCTGCTGGAATTACAGAGTCGAGTTGCTTGGGGGAATGGCACGTGGAGAGCCCAGGTTCCATAATAGCTTCCAAGGCCCAGgcccaaaataaaatttatggctCCTCTCTCTTGAGATCAAACTCAGTCAAAGATAAATTCACGTCGTTTCACCTATCtagtatctatatattttgagtAAGGGTGCAGCTACTATGCCACCTGGAGCATACATGTCACAACCTTCAAGAGAATTGTTCAGGATCACACCTCGACATAGCTGTTGCAGGGTCAagacagtcacatggctagccTGCTTGCATGCTTTGGCTCAGACCATGACAGGCAGCGAGCATCCATGGAGGCTATTAGTCGCGCGCAAACCATGTGTGCAAACTTGCACGTACCCTTGAGTGTGCGCCTGCGCGCAAGCATGCGTGCTCCAACATCACTTAGCGAGGCTAGTCGCCATCCAGTGCACGactccagcccgtgccttgcaaTCCAAAGCCCAGACCGTCAGTTTGGGTCATGTATGCCCATCGCCCAGGTCACAAACCCGGGCCATGCAGGACCACTACCCAAGCCACTTGACTGGGCACCACAACAGCAGCACGGCATCACCTTGTGCCCACCTTCAGGCCTAGGCTTGGCACTATGCTATACCCGCTATCGGCAAGCCACGCACAGCGCCATGTTGTGCCCACCACCAGACCAAtgcatggcaccatgccatgctaTGCAGCGAGCCACAGACCGGACCAGGACTAGCCCAACTATGGGTCATGCACCACcatagcccaccatgggccatgcatgccacaaCCACCATgggttaattatttattttatttaattacttgttaattattattcatttgcttttttatttattttaatttgcctATAGACCTTTTGGAGGTTTCCactttgtaaactctataaataggatCTTTAGATATTTCATTAGGATCTTTTGTCATTTGGAAGATTGGCTAGGCCAGCCATAGTGCTCAGATTTATCATTTTCGGTGCTTTGCACTTGGACTCTTTTGggatgcaattcgtgaatccccaaGGAGAAGGATCAcaccttgcaattcgtgaataagtgtgattctatttatcttttaatatatttgaggtttccttttaattctttgtgcAATTAGTGAATCAAAGATTATTTGGttcatttgttctttttttttttttcttttattgatttgGAGTGGAGAGGCCGAATCCTTCATTGAGAATTTCAGTTTGTGTTGTGAATTGCAAGATCTCTTGTATTCATGTGTTTTCTCACATGTTCATAAGATTTCCTTGAAATTTCTTTAAGTTTCCCATTACCCAAACAAGCATTTCGCCCAGCCCTTCATTTGCCCTACATGCCAACTTCAATTGTCATAAACCACAAAACGCTAGCCTTACATCAAGCCTTACACGCCACTCCCATATCTCCATAACCAAACAAGTCAGTTTTAACCTTAAGGAATTCGGCCATAGCATCCTTGGCTTGGTCGAAACCCtatatcttaatttctctcatttccattttctatccataatttgaTTGGTCATCATTCAttgattgactcactcaaattCCATTTTCCACCAAAACAAATCAGCCCCTTATCCATCCCATTTAATTTCGGCCAGCCTTTGTCAATCTAGATCTCAAGATCTTAATTCCTACATTTTAGGAATTTTTCCAATTCCTACATCTTAAGATCTCTACAAGTCACCTTTGCCCTAACCGTGTACCCCATTAGCTCGAACTCTTCATAAAACCTAGCCAAAATCACTCGTCATTAAACCTTAGCACACAAGTGATGCCTAGTATCTCAAGAGGCACATTTATGTGCACCATCATCACCCAACTCGAGATCACCTAGTCCAAACACCATCTATACTTCCCACCATTGAACCCTAGCCTCATCTCACCCAAGCTCCCTTTGGACTACACGTGATCTACACCAAGAAAATGAGTTCTATCGATCACTTGAGGAGCAACAAGGAGAGGATAGAACCCTTAGTATTTGGGGGTTTGACCGAAGACCCCAACAATACGGCTGGGCATGCCGtctagttgttttttttttaattttttttaatattttttaatcacttttttaatcattaaataaaaaaatatatcaatatacttaaaatcacttccttaatcactaagcaaaaaaaaattacttagtGGTACACTATAGCGATACAAGTGGGGTGGTAgaccagcttttttttttttaataatattacatacagttatttttacatattctttatgcactctactaatatgattgattggattaatttttttaatacataactaatcacatcaataaagtgtataagaaaataataaaaatgattatacatataacttttgatatattttttcatcataaatcGGACACAAAGGACAAAACTTCTTGAATTCCATCCATCACGCGTGATTCTATTTCTGTACACTCCACTTTGTGGTTACCCAATGATAAGTAATATGAAAGTCTGTATAATCTCACGGAAAATCGCAAGTGTATAAGTGTTATCtaactatttaaaaataataatatttattattaaaaaattaattttttttttatataaattttatatttttttctataattatgcAACGCTTACccattctaaaattataaatattatttctaggAATTAATGCATACTTTTTCTCACTGCATATGTAAGGTCTAACTCTAAAAGCAACCTTGATTTCTCAACGAGAGAACTAATGATCAAATCTTCCTCCACgtgttaaaaaaaaggaaaaaaagaaaaactctaaaaGCAACCCCCCATTAATAAATTTTGCAATTACATCAGCCTTCTACCGTATGTACATTTTAGGCAAGAAAAAGTCAccatatattttaatgtttattttttattcaaattaaataagaaaaacgtttgatttacaaaaataaaattttcatctaatataTCAAATCTAATCATGTCAGCTTGCAAattttacaataatttattttttaaaaaaatctagttgtaagcacaactacgtattaatatgtgcattaatttaatgtgattagttaaaaaataaattttattaaaaacagtgctaatttaaattttaaatattaatacgtaaattaatacgcgactttatttatatttgtatgtACCAAAACTCTcttaaaaaagatattatatatagatttgagttttttaaatttgtggaaAAAAATCTATCCACCCACTAGtctattgttattatatattgtcaAGTGGTTGTGCCCACCATACATCTACTTGGGTACCCTCAAAGACCAGCAATCAAATAGATATGATGCGTTTTTGTGCGAATGTTGACGGCTCAAAGGAGTGAGTTGTTCTTCTTcctcttgatatatatattcttgaaaGCACTTAGCTAAGGATAAGTGCGAGACTGAACTTCCGTCTCCTACCACTACCTCTACCCATCACTTCTCTCactttctcctttttctctaTGGGGATAAAGATAGAGATGTGAGTCAGCCGAAGAAGCAAGAGGAGATGTGGTATGTGCCTTAATTTGTAGTCCAAGTACATGTGTTCAAATGCATTGGAATTTGGAACTGTAGTTGGTTCGAAACTTGATAAACGACTGTAGTACGCACTCTGTTGATCTTGTACTGCCTAATGTTGTACTACTTCCAGCaatcctctctctttcttagGTGACAAGCCTACCATGGGTGAGTGGTTTTGgtttaatgtgattttaatgCTACTTTACGAACCccaaattcttttaaatttatggGATTTAAAATGATCCTCCAATTCCCTTTATCAAAGGACATTTAGGCCTATATTCTTAAAGGTAGTGGTTAAAGTTCAAATAACACTACTCTAATCAACAAATAATTctacttgaaaatttatataCTATTTGTGATATTTcctttttacgtatattttcactgaagaaatattttaatttaattaaaatattagttattttattttaaattattgtattttaattagatttatttagttgtgtaatatttgttttgtaaagctttcttaatattaattatcgttttgagattaaattgctgtgtaatttattttagtttgttttttgatttaaaattatgttgttgtttttattagttatttattatattttaacttgacgtggtgtttaaattattttaatcgttttatagcttttaaaattgt contains:
- the LOC122311453 gene encoding outer mitochondrial transmembrane helix translocase-like; the protein is MGRSSETKFLQELVLYAASAALSCLVLFAGLRHLDPNREASKKALEHKKEISKRLGRPLIQTNPYEDVIACDVINPDHIDVEFDSIGGLESIKEALFELVILPLRRPDLFSHGKLLGPQKGVLLYGPPGTGKTMLAKAIAKESGAVFINVRISNLMSKWFGDAQKLVAAVFSLAHKLQPAIIFIDEVDSFLGQRRNTDHEALTNMKTEFMALWDGFTTDQNARVMVLAATNRPSELDEAILRRLPQAFEIGIPDRRERAEILRVILRDERVEDDLNYDILSSLCEGYTGSDLLDLCKKAAYFPIRDLLDEEKKGKRSSAPRPLSQSDLEKVFASSRKTKVAASEYTGLTPQSSGWSGNREPGDYQVQAAINELSKLVVSQILNIQSDGQEP